In Rhipicephalus microplus isolate Deutch F79 chromosome 7, USDA_Rmic, whole genome shotgun sequence, one genomic interval encodes:
- the LOC119179279 gene encoding uncharacterized protein LOC119179279, with translation MLTFGMLGVQMYGVGACKLADVASESEAELCLRSFSLSTFFPVHQSLGKGTTAIQRRVTTQALKATAVRRFLLPYAYTQMVKAARGGGTLSRPTYIDFPGDPKTHAHPKQFMFGPSLLVAPQMEAASTLLEVYFPAAQWYDWYNSRRVDSRGQVVFVPSPNTTVALFTRGGSIIAGRALNRSLTDIHLIVSPDSSDYAYGELVIDDGVRPGTFLTGRYSMFHFSYMKGILTGHCSSCKWSATLRAATVFGVPGPGPARVVLNERPLKFAYVRETLYLFDIGHKLRQPFAITVARV, from the exons ATGCTGACATTCGGCATGCTGGGCGTCCAAATGTACGGCGTCGGTGCCTGCAAGCTGGCAGACGTTGCGAGTGAATCAGAAGCCGAGCTCTGTCTGCGGTCGTTCTCCCTCTCGACGTTCTTCCCCGTTCACCAAAGTCTCGGAAAg GGTACCACTGCTATCCAGAGGCGCGTGACTACACAGGCGTTGAAGGCCACCGCTGTGCGGCGATTCTTGCTGCCCTACGCCTACACGCAGATGGTGAAGGCAGCGCGCGGCGGAGGCACGCTGTCGCGGCCTACCTATATCGA TTTTCCAGGGGATCCGAAGACACACGCGCATCCCAAGCAGTTCATGTTCGGACCAAGCCTCCTGGTCGCTCCACAGATGGAGGCG GCTTCGACTCTGCTGGAGGTGTACTTTCCGGCAGCCCAATGGTACGACTGGTACAACAGCCGGCGCGTCGACAGCCGCGGCCAAGTGGTTTTCGTGCCGTCCCCGAACACCACCGTTGCCCTGTTTACCCGAGGCGGCAGCATCATAGCGGGCAGGGCACTCAACCG ctCTTTAACCGACATCCACCTCATAGTATCGCCGGACAGCTCGGACTACGCGTACGGAGAGCTCGTCATCGATGATGGTGTCAGGCCAG GAACATTTTTGACCGGTCGCTACTCCATGTTTCACTTCTCCTATATGAAG GGCATCCTGACGGGCCACTGCTCGTCATGCAAGTGGAGCGCGACCCTCCGAGCGGCCACGGTGTTTGGCGTCCCGGGTCCAGGCCCAGCTCGCGTAGTACTCAACGAGAGGCCGCTCAAGTTCGCCTACGTGCGAGAG ACGCTGTACCTGTTCGACATCGGTCACAAGCTGCGCCAGCCTTTCGCCATCACGGTCGCAAGGGTCTGA